In the Octadecabacter sp. SW4 genome, one interval contains:
- a CDS encoding alpha/beta hydrolase has translation MSLRARFLNGYLRAIEKPAIRRIARLPVARARQKFERQMRMIYGRPRGLRRVQIAGFDAVETGPADAPVPVLYFHGGAYLIGSPRAYAGLARRLARRCGCRVIVPAYPLAPEHPFPAAPDAALAIYRALAKQGPVILGGDSAGGGLALSLLGQICAQDLPQPLQTFALSPWTDLTLASPSIAENAQREAVLPHERMVEGRDAYLNGAPADDPRASPVFADFKGAAPVRIWVGDTEILLDDARRMAARLQGQGVDVDLTVAHDLPHVWPIFAGWQLPESDTTLDDIAAGIHTSLDSAKR, from the coding sequence ATGAGCCTGCGCGCCCGCTTTTTGAATGGCTATCTGCGGGCGATTGAAAAACCGGCCATCCGGCGCATCGCCAGATTGCCAGTAGCGCGCGCCCGGCAGAAATTCGAGCGCCAGATGCGGATGATCTATGGGCGGCCGCGCGGGCTGCGCAGGGTCCAGATCGCGGGGTTTGACGCGGTTGAAACCGGCCCCGCAGATGCGCCCGTGCCGGTGCTTTATTTTCACGGTGGCGCCTATCTGATCGGCAGCCCGCGGGCCTATGCAGGTTTGGCGCGGCGGCTGGCGCGCCGCTGCGGGTGCCGCGTGATCGTGCCCGCCTATCCCCTTGCGCCTGAACACCCGTTTCCTGCTGCGCCGGATGCGGCGCTGGCGATTTACCGCGCCCTTGCAAAACAGGGTCCGGTGATCTTGGGCGGGGATAGCGCGGGTGGCGGGTTGGCGCTTTCGCTGCTTGGGCAGATTTGTGCGCAGGACTTGCCCCAGCCGTTGCAGACATTTGCGTTGTCGCCCTGGACGGATTTGACCTTGGCCAGCCCCAGCATCGCTGAAAACGCCCAACGCGAAGCGGTGTTGCCGCATGAACGTATGGTGGAGGGGCGCGATGCCTATCTGAACGGTGCACCTGCGGATGATCCGCGCGCATCGCCGGTTTTTGCAGATTTCAAGGGCGCAGCGCCTGTGCGCATCTGGGTTGGAGACACGGAAATCCTGTTGGACGATGCCCGCCGCATGGCTGCGCGGTTGCAGGGGCAGGGTGTTGACGTCGATCTGACCGTTGCGCACGATTTACCCCATGTCTGGCCCATTTTTGCGGGCTGGCAACTGCCCGAATCTGACACGACCCTGGATGATATTGCAGCGGGTATTCACACTTCGCTGGACAGTGCCAAACGATAG